Proteins found in one Fusarium keratoplasticum isolate Fu6.1 chromosome 12, whole genome shotgun sequence genomic segment:
- a CDS encoding MFS domain-containing protein produces the protein MATDDEPKQWYNAAHRVLEELGLVSLYNSTTDVKILCTQRFIRLFAYGSSTLVLVSYLRELGISQTQIGLFMTLTLAGDIIISFLLALFADGVGRRAVLALGAILMVGSGLVFATFGNYWILLAAAIFGVISPGGNEIGPFRGLEESIIAHVTDPERRSDVYAWYSLFGTAGAAFGILTCGWVTHYMRVSLHMDVVDVYRRVFYGYAVLGLLKLVAAIVLSSDVEIHHEPQPMPAAAHNDEQTPLIPGNDPQQRQPSPKKQLRARISHESVPIVVCLCALFALDSFASGLAPLSWITYFFKSHYHIEEGKLGSIFFVTSIIAAASMIVASSLAKRFGNVRTMVFTHLPSAIFLALIPIPDEVHLSVLFLTLRACTQSMDVAPRSAFLAAIVLPQERTVVTGLINVAKTGAQSLGPLITGLLADSDYFWVSFIMAGTLKASYDLGFLALFKNHERVEARRNRQDHEAAEE, from the exons ATGGCGACAGACGACGAACCGAAGCAGTGGTACAATGCCGCACACAGggttcttgaagaacttggccttgtctcTCTTTATAACTCTACCACCGACGTCAAGATCCTTTGCACTCAAAGGTTCATCCGCCTTTTCGCCTATGGTTCATCGACACTTGTTCTGGTTTCCTATCTGAGGGAGCTGGGAATTTCTCAGACACAGATTGGCCTTTTCATGACGCTGACCCTGGCGGGCGACATTATCATTAGCTTCCTGCTTGCCCTCTTcgctgatggtgttggtcGAAGAGCCGTTCTCGCTCTAGGAGCCATCCTCATGGTTGGTAGTGGACTTGTCTTTGCTACCTTTGGCAACTATTGGATATTGCTGGCTGCTGCCATCTTTGGTGTCATCAGTCCTGG TGGAAACGAGATTGGTCCCTTTCGCGGTCTTGAGGAGAGTATCATTGCTCACGTCACGGACCCTGAAAGGCGAAGCGATGTCTATGCTTGGTACAGCCTCTTCGGCACTGCGGGAGCTGCATTTGGCATCTTGACCTGCGGTTGGGTAACTCATTACATGCGCGTCAGCCTCCACATGGACGTTGTCGATGTCTACCGCAGAGTATTTTACGGATACGCCGTTCTTGGtctgctgaagctggtcGCAGCTATTGTCCTGAGTTCCGACGTGGAAATCCACCATGAGCCACAGCCTATGCCAGCTGCTGCCCACAATGATGAACAGACACCTCTCATTCCTGGTAACGACCCCCAACAAAGGCAGCCTTCTCCAAAGAAGCAACTTCGGGCAAGAATCTCTCACGAGAGCGTTCCTATCGTCGTGTGCCTTTGCGCTTTGTTTGCCCTTGATAGCTTTGCTTCAGGTCTCGCTCCTCT CTCATGGATTACCTACTTCTTCAAGTCGCACTACCATATCGAAGAAGGAAAACTGGgatccatcttcttcgtcacGAgtatcatcgccgccgcatCCATGATTGTGGCATCCTCTCTCGCGAAGCGCTTTGGAAACGTCCGG ACAATGGTCTTCACTCATCTCCCatctgccatcttcttggctctCATTCCAATCCCAGACGAAGTCCACCTATCTGTCCTGTTTTTGACTCTTCGAGCCTGCACGCAGTCCATGGACGTTGCGCCACGATCCGCATTCCTCGCTGCCATCGTTCTGCCTCAGGAACGAACCGTGGTCACCGGGCTTATCAATGTGGCCAAGACCGGTGCCCAGAGCCTGGGACCTCTCATCACTGGACTGCTTGCGGACTCAGACTACTTTTGGGTGtcgttcatcatggctggtACGCTGAAGGCTAGCTACGATCTAGGCTTCCTCGCCCTGTTCAAGAACCACGAGAGGGTGGAGGCGAGAAGAAACCGCCAGGACCAtgaagccgccgaggagTAA
- a CDS encoding INTRADIOL-DIOXYGENAS domain-containing protein yields the protein MHFKSLAAFAALASLAQAHPGHDVSEEVAERRHFINSIHKKDLSHCADKLRARGIEARNIARRSAAVEQARALKGVSKKRDLDSVLATDHDESDTGYTANTDVSKLFTGNSSCLLTPEVTQGPYYVGGEYVRKDITDDEPGIDITLDYQVIDVDTCEPVPDVYVEIWHCNSTGIYSGVVASGNGNSDDDSNLDATFLRGIQETDSDGVAQFKSVFPGHYTGRATHIHIMVHTNATLLANDTLGNDIYASHVGQAFFDQDLITAVEKTSPYSSNTQELTQNDDDNILAEEAEDVDPFMSYVYLGDDLDSGLFAWIAFGINTTYSSHISPAASYYEDGGVANENSDVGGGPGGSGGPGGNGPMPSGMSGMPPSGTPTASGSGSAATGTETNVASTSTAGAKMLTIPGYGVVAGGLGLAMLLN from the exons ATGCACTTCAAGTCCTTAGCTGCCTTcgcggccttggcctctctCGCCCAGGCTCACCCTGGCCACGACGTCTCCGAGGAGGTTGCCGAGCGTCGCCACTtcatcaactccatccaCAAGAAGGATCTCTCTCACTGCGCGGATAAGCTTCGTGCTCGTGGTATTGAGGCTCGCAACATTGCTCGTCGCTCTGCTGCCGTCGAGCAGGCTCGCGCCCTCAAGGGCGTGAGCAaaaagagggatctcgaCAGTGTCCTGGCTACCGACCATGACGAGTCTGACACTGGATACACCGCGAACACTGATGTGTCCAAGCTCTTCACCGGCAACAGTTCCTGTCTCTTGACCCCCGAGGTTACTCAGGGTCCTTACT ACGTTGGCGGCGAGTACGTCCGCAAGGACATCACAGACGATGAGCCCGGCATCGACATCACCCTCGACTACCAAGTTATCGACGTGGATACCTGCGAGCCCGTCCCAGATGTCTACGTCGAGATCTGGCACTGCAACAGCACTGGCATCTACTCCGGCGTCGTCGCCAGCGGCAACGGCAACTCTGACGACGACTCCAACCTCGACGCCACCTTCCTGCGAGGCATCCAGGAAACTGACTCCGACGGTGTTGCTCAGTTCAAGTCTGTCTTCCCCGGCCACTACACCGGCCGTGCCACCCACATCCATATTATGGTCCATACCAACGCCACTCTCCTCGCTAACGACACTCTTGGCAATGATATTTACGCCTCGCACGTTGGCCAAGCATTCTTCGATCAGGATCTCATCACTGCTGTTGAGAAGACTTCCCCTTACTCCAGCAACACCCAGGAGCTGACTCAGAACGACGATGACAATatcctcgccgaggaggccgaggatgtcGACCCGTTCATGAGCTACGTCTACCTTGGCGATGATCTTGATAGCGGTCTGTTTGCTTGGATTGCCTTCGGCATCAACACTACCTACTCGAGCCACATCAGCCCTGCTGCGAGCTACTACGAGGATGGCGGTGTTGCGAACGAGAACTCCGACGTGGGTGGTGGCCCCGGTGGTAGCGGCGGTCCTGGTGGCAACGGGCCTATGCCTAGTGGTATGAGTGGTATGCCTCCTAGTGGCACTCCTACTGCGTCTGGTTCCGGCTCTGCTGCAACTGGAACTGAGACTAATGTGGCTTCCACCAGCACTGCTGGTGCGAAGATGCTCACTATTCCTGGTtatggtgttgttgctggtggACTTGGTCTTGCTATGCTCCTGAACTAA